A stretch of DNA from Tachysurus vachellii isolate PV-2020 chromosome 4, HZAU_Pvac_v1, whole genome shotgun sequence:
CCAATGTTTACAGAGTCTTCCCAGTCTTCCAGTACTTCCTTTACAATGAGAACATACACATACGTCCTGTGTTTCCTATCCTGGTTCTGAGTGTGGGacggaaaaaagaaaatagtagTTCATAGTGCGTGTCTTGTGGGTGTGTAGTGACTTCTTAAATGGACAATTATAGGATTAGTCTGAAAGAATAATTCAAATGAACCGTTTGTATTTGCCAATTTCTCATCATACCTAATTTGCGTGGAAATGAGACGGCCTCGAATTCAAAATTCGCTTTGTGGCTAAAATCACAGTGCTGTGTTTTGTGGAGGTTCATGTGTTATGGATAGTGCGAATGAAGAGTTAGAATTAACACCATGAACCTTAGGGACTGGTGAGattcattttacaaaaaaaagtgtcagcttttttttttttttaaatttagttgACATTTTAGTTAACTACACACGCCGTCACACTGCCAACGTGTTACAGACACAGAAATACATGACACTGCATACATTACTTAATGGGAGATGACGATAAAGAGAACGTTTCCATTGTACACATGAATCAACTTGTTTCACTAGCTATATCCGGAATGCAATATGGATAAAGTCCTTCAAAATAcgtattttattgtaatttcaagTACAATAAAATACGTATTTTGAAGGACTTTAACCATATTACATCCCAAGGGAACCTCTGCACTGCACACTTTTGTGTTTAAGCTGAAGTAGTTTAGTGAGTGCAGTACTTCCTGACTAGAATCACAATTACTACTGCAGGAACACTGTATCATCAGTTTGCTATGGGATACTCACCTCAAATATTCCTACTAGTCTCCCTAAAGTGCCCTTGACACCGGCCTGTTGGAAAaggggaggggaaaaaacaatacCACACAATTTAACACTCATGCTGCAGCGTAATACTCAGTGATTATACAAAACCAACAGTACAAACAgagttgaataaataataaataaaaaaactgatcTGATGAATATAGGCATTTAATGATAACCTGCTGAGTTGAAACCACCATCTGTTCGATCCTTGATCGTGTGAATTGCTCATCATGACTGTTATTAATCATTTAACATAAAAGCTAATATTAGAAACAGCAACTTTGCAGTCCATCCATTTGaagaaatgaattaatgacATGTACCTACTCTCTCGACTCCTTAAAAAAAGGGATGAAACGTATGGAATATACACAGACAACTACACTaaatgagcactttattaggagcgTCTGTACACATTTCTTGCAATCAGCCAATCGCAGTGTAGCAGTAggatgcataaaatcatgtagattTGGTGCAGAAACTTTaggtaatatttacatttaatgggGAAAATGTGTTCTGTGATTTTGACTGTGCCCCAGTTGTTGGTGCCGGACGGGCTGATTAGAGTATTTCTATAAATGCTGATCTGTTATTTTCACaaacaacagtctctagagtttacacaaaacGGGGCGattaagaaaaaacatccagtgagcagcagttctgcagaCAGTAATGCCTTGTTGAAGAGAGGGGTCAATGAAGAATGACCACACTGACTTAAGCAGACGCACTCAGTACAATTGTGGTGAGCGGATAAGCATCTCAGAATggaccttgaggtggatgggctacaactaCATTTGGCATAGACTCAGTGGGCATAGACTCAGACACAGACTGGATAGCTGAAAACCTGATAAACCTTGATTTCTTTTGAGGCACACAAATGGTAGGGTCAGATTTTAAAACCAACAGCATCAATCTATGGACCAACCAGTGTTGGGTCAACAGTCCAGTCTGATGGAGGTGGTGCAATAGTGTAGGATTCCTGACACACTTTAAAGAATTGAAGCTGTTTGTTTTGAGAACAAAAGGGAGACCCTACACTGGTATTCGTATAGCATTCTTAATAAATTGCTCTGTGAGTTTAATCAGTGTTCGGAAAATTGGCCCAGTGCATAAAAAGCCTTGATAGAAGACATGCTGAACACAGTGTGCATAACAGCTACCAGGATCCAGatacacataaaaataaaagagcacGACTGAAAAAAAGCTTTCACTGGCTACCTGATTTGCCATTTTATAGAAACTATTTTTGCgattctgtttttgtgtttaaacaaactacacaaagtTACATGGATCACAGTAACTGAATCGCTGAGAGCCATTGACACTCTCATATCAGTTTTACAAAGAAACTCGAAACACAATTCTCATTATAAGAAGGCAATTGCTTGTGAAGGTCTTGCTatgcatataaaaataaattagtttgACTGTCACGCCTCTTTCATTTTGTACTTTAAGTTACTTTTTTGTCTTTCCCCATTGTTTGGGTATTTAAAGATGTTCAACAAGGTAATTTAGTTGCTCCCTAAAAATTTGTCCCCCATACAGATAATCcataatacaacaataaatgaTCAGAACCCACCAATACCCACCCCACCCTCACATGACCCAGAATGGAAAggttatttaaattcattcattaattttcagaatgacaaaatgtctgaaaaacTGTCCTTTTCCCACACTGTAGCCCGGAGATCCTGAGAAATATGGCACAAGACAAGGCAGCCTCAACAGTCAACTGTCactcatttgatttttttttgtgtttcacaccattctgtgtaaattatatacactgctgtgtgtataaatcccagtagatcagcagttttagaaatactcaaactagcCTGTCTGGCAAAACCAATCATGGcaggtaaataaatataaaaaaaatatatataaaaaataactgtTTTGGTTTTAGCTTTTAACTGAATTTTCCCTTTATTTCCACaatggttgatgtgaacattacccaaAGCTGCTGGGCTATATATGCATGATTCAAAgcactgcactgctgccacatgattggtaGATTAAATTGTTGAGAGGTTAAATGAGTAGGTGTTTCTAGTAAAGTGCTCAGTATGTATATCAAGGATTATTGATATAAACAGCAAAAATTGGCTTTAAAGGTGCATCACAAaacagctactggaagccagtttGAAAAGTATTTTTGCATTAGTTTCATATACTCTACCAATATTTGCTGAACCGATCGATTTCAATGACCTTGTGTACAATTTTTTACAACAAATGAAGAGCTCACTTCTCTTGTAACAGCACCACTGTCACTTATCCTACAACCTATTATTCCAGCACACTTAATCGAGATGTTTACGTCATATAAAGATCTTAGGATTGCATTCCGTGAACACCCAAAGAGGCTTCGGCTATCGCTGGAGTTCAGCCTAACTGGAGTTTGGCCAAGGTGTAGAATAAAGAGCAGTAGTTAATCTGAGTGGAACGCCCTTTAGCACTTGTCTGTAAAATGATCACCCTCTACACATGAGTGATGAGAGCGTATCACTGCCTAGAACAAGAAGCTATAATCAGGACATTAGGGTCAGCTTAGAACAGTTGTACAAGTATACAAAGGCACCATGGGTCGATGGCACAAAATTAACGGTCTCAGTTTTCAAAAATTTAATAGCTTTTTGGTTTAAACCTCATAAGAGGAAATGTGCTATGACTACTATTAAACTTTTTAATTCTCACTGGCTATTGTGGGCTTTATGACACTGTATAAAGTGTCATACACAATACAGTGATTCATGATCAATAGTATAttgataaacacacaaaaatcagtaaataaatgCTCTGACCTCTTCACACACTTCTCGAACAGCAGCAACGTTGGGCTCTTCCTCGGGTTCCATCCCTCCTCCAGGCACAATCCATTTATCAGGATGTCGGCTACTACTCACCAACAGCACCTGAATAAACACATGGTAGCCATCTGAGCTAGGacacaatatttattacattcaaGATTTAAGATCTTTTCACTATGGCAAACACTGTTATTCAACTCAGTATTGGTATCAGTGGGGCCAAATTAATAACTTGTTGCTAGATTTGGCACCTTTTTAAAAAACTCCTTttgttcaatatttaaaaaaaaatgcaaatctaGCAACTGATCGGCACTTGTCACAACTCGCCAACTCATAACAGCTATAGGCTGTACAAGTTGAGAGAGCGAGATCAATCAACTCACCATCAGTGTGAAAACCTGGATGAGTTGCACCTGTCTGGATGCGTTTCCaaaaaccaatcactgatcagaaCTGCTTGAGTTATTAACTCTCTTCTTGGGTCTGTGATAAAATAAGTATTTTCCATCCATAACAGTTccctttgatttgttttgtcttttttgcaGCCTGTAGTCTTCAGAAATCGTACTATTTTATAAACTCATAAATGATCAGACTTCATTTTTTGATCATGTAAACGATTATTTACCATTCTTtagtattatttgtttatttattctgacaAAATTCTACGTCTTTTGAGAAACTCTTCCTTCTTCAGGCAACACATTTTGATCTGTAAATAACCATGACAACACGATGTACATTAATTGATCGATTAATTTATTAGACATATGGAAACTTCTATGAACTTTTTGAGCTGGACCTATTTGCTACCTTTCCCCTTAAAGCTGAAAGTAAGACTCATTTGAATTATTGAATCAGATAGCAAGCCACATTTTTCAGCCATAAGAAATGCCAGATTTCATGCTGCAAATGAGCGACTTGACAATTCCAGCATCCAAACCTTAATGATGACTACAATCAATCTGCTAATTTATAAAAAGGTTTTAAGAGCCGGTTAAATTACTGCAATTATCCTGCTATTGTCTTTATATTTAGAGGTCTGAGATCAGCATCATATTgaagaaaaaatgagaaaatatggCACCAGTGTCCCTGTTTAAGGACACAAAGTGATTTAAACATAGCAAACAGGTGCCTTCCCTTGTTTTGACAAACTGTGAACCGCAGGAAAAACATTTCCATGAAAAATTAAACCGGTTATCTTACCAAAAGGTATACAAGTGAAGCAGTTTGTAAGATAAAGATAAATTTAGCTAATCCAAGTGTGTTATAGAGCTACATCAGTTACATAAGTATTTGCCTCCCTTGAACCTTTCCCCATTTTGTTACGTTACAGTCTGGTTCTAGATCTAGTTTCACAGTAATTGAGTGAATGTTTATACAAGCACAAACTGCATGCTTTTTGGTATTATTTGCAAACGATATGCATTTCCACCCACATCGGTATCATGGgatattttgtgtatattcaTAACATTTAAAAGCAATGAAGTTCATTTCAGTTCCAAGTAGTAACGCTACGAAAGACTGAAaagtttattacaaaaatacataaaaaagagAGGGCTGAATACTTTTGCCACGTATTGTATTCAAGACAATAATTGCcagattatcattattattttctgaattaaaaaaaaaacagaataaaggcTAGCTGGTTAAGTGCTAAGATGTCTAGCTTACACAGAGCTTCGGTAGCTAGTTGGCTAGTTGGCTAGCTAGCAAGCCGTTTCTCCACAGTAACTACAGTTTCATCACAAAACACAGGTATTTTTTATGTTGCACACATCCTGAAAAGACACGTTTCCGTAGAGcgtaattattattcttttacatCGAACTGAGCGGATTTCAGGCCCCTCGCTAACTGACAGCCCGACGACTAGCTGTTAGCTACTTTAGCATTTTCATTGACAAATCGCACCGTCTAACTTAGCTAGCTAACCGTTAGCCCGCTACAACAGATGTTATCTTTTCAATAAGAGTTTTTGAATTTCAGCATTTGCCGTTTCTTCATTCTAGCGAAAAGACGTGTTTGTATCCTAAACGGGTTTGGGAATAGTAATCATTCGGTTCATTAAAATGTGATCAGCAGTAATGATCAGGGCCCGCAGATCCCCGGCCTCACCTCCTCCTCGGTCTCGCTCCTGAAGCACAGGCAGGCGGCCCGCTTCTTATACCCGTCTCCATCGTAGGTGCGAGTTTGGTTAGACTTTAGCTTCATCATCTCGGCACGTCGGGAACTGGCTAATATAAGAGCGCAAACCTCCGGGAGATGATACGGCTTCACACGCAAAGTTCACGAAAGGAAACCCCGCGTTTTCAGTGTAAGAAGTAAGTTCTTCTACGCTTCATTTTTCTAAAGCCAAGCGCATCTCAGCCTCAGACGCCATTACTGAAACCGCTACGCCGCGCACGCAAGCTGATTGGCTGCGAACGGCTCTGCGCCAGTTACGTTGCGTAGGCGCTCTTGTAGAATCACTACAGTGGCCTGGACAGCGAGGATCGTTTGGGTGTCTGTACATACGAGGAACTTAGAACACACAGCAATAACGTTTTAATACCGGTCCCGTATCAGACCCCTCGTTTCCAATGAAAACAAGGCGACTCAAAAAATGAGAAAGTATACTTTATTAACAACACAACATGCTACACAGATACAACTGAATTCTCAATTAAACGTGAAATAAATAGGTATTTGCGGTATCAACAAACGTGGTATAGGCCTAAAAGAGCTTGTAGACAATTCCTCAGCTGCATTAAAAATAGGTACAGAGCAAAGGTTGTTTGTTTTCCACAGAAATGATGAACACATTCTATACAGAAGTTATATATCAGTGCTATCTGACACTACATGGTATGTCTACATACTGTATTCCTGAGGTGGCTGATGCATATTGTTGATATGGTTCAGAGAATGTGGACAGATGGGATATGTGATGCAGAATAAAAACAGTCATTGTGACAATTCTGACCTTATCCAAACGACACAGTCATATGTATTCTGATTCGACAATATACGCAAACCTGTCACAAGCACAAGCCATGGTACTGAGGTATAGCTGCTCGAGTGTGCATTATTTCACAGGTGTTCTCTGTAAACTCCCAGAAGTATTTGGGTATGTCTTGAAATGTGCAACTGTAAAGTATTCTTTAATGCTGACCAGAGCTAAAGGCTTATCTGCCGGTGTGTATGTTTCTTTGACCTTGAAAAGTGACCTGTtggtaaaagtaaaaaaggcaaaactgtcaattaaaagaattatatatatatatatatatatatatatatatatatatatgaggaaCAGTCCACATAAATTAGTCACAAGTGTGTTAAAAATGCTACTGGAATGTACTTGCAATGAGAATCAGACACATCTATATCATCTACTCACCTATTACACCAGAGTGACAAAGACTGAAAATGGTGTATTCAAATCTAAATGCATGATCTGTTTATCTcgtaaaatacacacacctaGCCTTCAACAAATGGTGAATGTTCACACATCAACATATATTATAAAGGCAATCTAATAAGATAAAATCTAGTCAGTGCAGGGGAGTTGCAGTTAAGCAGAAAGCCCTACACTATAACTATAGGACCACTACACAACACGGTTagaatgattttcttttctaattcTGTATCCCCCCTGACCTTCCACGTCACAAAGTACATAAAAagcaaaccaaaacaaaaatagaaaagcaCCAAGTAAGCACCATTAATGGACTAAACACTTATATGCAGCCTAATTCACAGATTCTAAAATTATTCCACTTTCTTTAAACATGTATCTGATTGTTATAGACACAATATTTATGTCAGTCCCACAGAGGTGGTTGAGCGGACGACATCCCATTGTTAGAGGCTGTAGATTAGTAAGTGGTGCCAGGCTGTGTCATATTATGAGGTAGTGCCGAGGATGAGGTAGTTACTgttcctcatcttcatcctcctcttcttcctcagagGACTCCTGAGATGCCTCCTTTTCCTGTtcacaaaaaacaaatcagatcaGTAACATTAAACCAGCATGTAAAGGCTAACCGAGTTGCACCTTACATCATATCATTTATACCAGAAAACTATCAATTTGGACAGCAAACAGAAAGTGCTGCCAAGAACGGATT
This window harbors:
- the nudt3b gene encoding diphosphoinositol polyphosphate phosphohydrolase 1, with translation MMKLKSNQTRTYDGDGYKKRAACLCFRSETEEEVLLVSSSRHPDKWIVPGGGMEPEEEPNVAAVREVCEEAGVKGTLGRLVGIFENQDRKHRTYVYVLIVKEVLEDWEDSVNIGRKREWFKIDDAIQVLQCHKPVQATYFEALQESCLTSNGTPLVATIAEDLSPSYNINQSSVSDIR